A region from the Aquipuribacter nitratireducens genome encodes:
- a CDS encoding ATP-binding protein: MSRADGSRSLVTVTDAESLGRVHELLAGLWRDRPEVPDEDRIALETALAELVANAVEHASPGLPVPMDIAVECWPDRLEAVLRDSGVPLPAAALAVLTAAEPPEVDPLAESGRGLLLVRLTMDEVTYSRGADDRNVWRLVRRRR, translated from the coding sequence GTGAGCCGGGCGGACGGCTCGCGCTCGCTCGTCACCGTCACCGACGCGGAGAGCCTCGGACGCGTCCACGAGCTGCTGGCGGGCCTGTGGCGGGACCGGCCCGAGGTGCCGGACGAGGACCGGATCGCACTGGAGACCGCCCTCGCGGAGCTCGTCGCCAACGCCGTGGAGCACGCGAGCCCCGGTCTGCCGGTGCCGATGGACATCGCCGTCGAGTGCTGGCCGGACCGGCTCGAGGCCGTCCTCCGCGACTCGGGCGTGCCGCTGCCCGCGGCCGCGCTCGCGGTCCTCACCGCCGCCGAGCCACCGGAGGTCGACCCGCTCGCGGAGAGCGGGCGGGGGCTGCTGCTCGTCCGGCTCACGATGGACGAGGTGACGTACTCCCGCGGCGCCGACGACCGCAACGTCTGGCGGCTCGTGCGTCGGCGTCGCTGA
- a CDS encoding RNA polymerase subunit sigma-70 has translation MTQVLDADTDLDAFRGELTGYCYRMLGSLHDAEDAVQDTLVRAWRAAERFEGRSSVRSWLYRIATNVCIDAIGSRSRRATPLEIGGPSAPVETSLADVRAHEEWLEPLPWGTATQDLAADPAEITAERESVRLAFVAALQHLPARQRAVLILRDVLRWRADEVAALLGVSTASANSLLQRARATLAQHHPDDARPLDPLDARHQALLERYLDAFERYDIDAFVALLHADATQNMPPFAMWLRGADDIGAWMTGPGHGCRGSRLVPTRGANGSAAVAQYRRADPDDETAGHVPWAVHVLEVSDGRVGSITSFLDTRLFAAFGLPDSLPHGAPLPRPADGA, from the coding sequence ATGACGCAGGTGCTCGACGCCGACACCGACCTCGACGCCTTCCGCGGCGAGCTCACCGGCTACTGCTACCGCATGCTCGGCTCCCTGCACGACGCGGAGGACGCCGTCCAGGACACGCTGGTGCGGGCGTGGCGGGCCGCCGAGCGGTTCGAGGGGCGCTCGAGCGTGCGGTCGTGGCTGTACCGGATCGCGACGAACGTCTGCATCGACGCCATCGGCAGCCGTTCCCGCCGGGCGACGCCACTGGAGATCGGCGGGCCGTCGGCGCCGGTCGAGACCTCGCTCGCCGACGTGCGGGCGCACGAGGAGTGGCTGGAGCCCCTGCCGTGGGGGACCGCCACCCAGGACCTCGCCGCCGACCCGGCCGAGATCACCGCGGAGCGGGAGAGCGTCCGGCTCGCGTTCGTCGCGGCCCTCCAGCACCTGCCGGCCCGCCAGCGGGCCGTCCTCATCCTCCGCGACGTGCTGCGCTGGCGCGCCGACGAGGTCGCCGCCCTGCTGGGCGTCAGCACCGCCTCGGCCAACAGCCTTCTCCAGCGCGCCCGCGCGACCCTCGCCCAGCACCACCCGGACGACGCCCGACCGCTCGACCCGCTCGACGCCCGGCACCAGGCCCTCCTCGAGCGCTACCTCGACGCGTTCGAGCGATACGACATCGACGCCTTCGTCGCCCTCCTCCACGCCGACGCCACGCAGAACATGCCGCCGTTCGCCATGTGGCTGCGCGGCGCCGACGACATCGGGGCGTGGATGACCGGACCCGGCCACGGCTGCCGGGGCTCGCGCCTGGTGCCGACGCGCGGCGCCAACGGCAGCGCGGCCGTCGCCCAGTACCGCCGGGCGGACCCGGACGACGAGACCGCCGGCCACGTGCCGTGGGCCGTCCACGTCCTCGAGGTGAGCGACGGGCGGGTCGGCAGCATCACGTCGTTCCTCGACACCCGGCTCTTCGCCGCCTTCGGCCTGCCCGACTCGCTGCCGCACGGGGCGCCGCTCCCCCGGCCCGCCGACGGCGCATGA
- a CDS encoding DUF1905 domain-containing protein — protein sequence MAVELAVSGEVERLLGGSGWHVVHLDAAESAGLAPLGRRRRGFVAVQARLGTTTWRSSLMPSGDGRLFVALPAHVRSAEDVEEGDTVTVRVRLDPARHAVGAGPRRW from the coding sequence GTGGCGGTGGAGCTCGCGGTCAGCGGTGAGGTGGAGCGGCTGCTCGGCGGCAGCGGGTGGCACGTGGTCCACCTCGACGCCGCGGAGTCGGCCGGGCTGGCGCCGCTCGGACGGCGCCGACGCGGGTTCGTCGCGGTGCAGGCCCGGCTCGGCACCACGACGTGGCGGTCGTCGCTCATGCCGAGCGGGGACGGGCGCCTGTTCGTCGCGCTCCCCGCGCACGTCCGGAGCGCGGAGGACGTGGAGGAGGGGGACACGGTCACGGTGCGCGTCCGGCTCGACCCGGCACGCCACGCCGTCGGCGCAGGCCCCCGCCGCTGGTAG
- a CDS encoding PP2C family protein-serine/threonine phosphatase, protein MTRTTDPVDVDEEARVRALRALDVLDTPEEDRFDRVTRLAAGLFGVPMAAVTLLDRDRQFFKSAQGLTAGASTPRSDAICDATIQGPGTLVVEDLAADDRFADNRWVVGDPRARFYAGHPLETADGQRVGTLCILDDRPRSLSAGEESLLRDLAMWVQQELTTDREIGRAAAVQQGLLPRRPPVLPGYDLAAACLPSRGVGGDFYDWYSLPGTGLGRVALSVVDVMGKGLAAAIITATVRAVLRSTARAGGPAVALDVAAEALAADLDHAATFVTAFHAHLDPATGLVRYADAGHGLAMVVRVDGGVERLRSDDLPLGVGAGLTDGFRPHSVALGPGDTLVACSDGVLDLFDGTLAALADVETLVRSSAEAAEVVARVSRLAHRRTPPDDVTVVVVRRQAGA, encoded by the coding sequence ATGACGAGAACGACGGACCCGGTCGACGTCGACGAGGAGGCGCGGGTGCGCGCGCTCCGGGCCCTCGACGTGCTCGACACGCCCGAGGAGGACCGCTTCGACCGCGTGACGCGCCTCGCCGCCGGCCTCTTCGGGGTGCCGATGGCCGCCGTCACGCTGCTGGACCGCGACCGGCAGTTCTTCAAGTCCGCGCAGGGCCTCACGGCCGGTGCGAGCACCCCGCGCTCCGACGCCATCTGCGACGCGACGATCCAGGGCCCCGGCACGCTCGTCGTGGAGGACCTCGCGGCGGACGACCGGTTCGCCGACAACCGCTGGGTGGTCGGCGACCCCCGCGCCCGCTTCTACGCCGGGCACCCGCTGGAGACCGCGGACGGCCAGCGTGTCGGCACCCTCTGCATCCTCGACGACCGGCCCCGGTCCCTGAGCGCCGGCGAGGAGTCGCTGCTCCGGGACCTCGCGATGTGGGTCCAGCAGGAGCTCACCACCGACCGCGAGATCGGCCGGGCGGCCGCCGTGCAGCAGGGTCTGCTGCCCCGCCGCCCGCCGGTGCTGCCCGGCTACGACCTCGCCGCCGCGTGCCTGCCGTCGCGCGGGGTCGGCGGCGACTTCTACGACTGGTACTCCCTGCCGGGGACGGGACTGGGACGCGTCGCCCTGTCCGTCGTCGACGTCATGGGAAAGGGGCTGGCCGCCGCCATCATCACGGCGACCGTCCGGGCCGTCCTGCGGAGCACCGCCCGCGCCGGCGGCCCGGCGGTCGCCCTCGACGTCGCCGCCGAGGCGCTCGCGGCCGACCTCGACCACGCCGCGACGTTCGTCACCGCCTTCCACGCCCACCTCGACCCCGCCACCGGGCTCGTCCGGTACGCCGACGCCGGGCACGGCCTCGCGATGGTCGTGCGCGTGGACGGGGGCGTCGAGCGGCTGCGCTCCGACGACCTGCCCCTCGGTGTCGGGGCCGGGCTCACCGACGGCTTCCGGCCGCACAGCGTCGCGCTCGGGCCGGGTGACACGCTCGTGGCGTGCAGCGACGGGGTCCTCGACCTCTTCGACGGCACCCTGGCCGCCCTCGCCGACGTCGAGACCCTCGTGCGCTCGTCGGCGGAGGCCGCCGAGGTCGTCGCGCGCGTCTCGCGCCTCGCCCACCGCCGGACCCCGCCCGACGACGTCACGGTCGTCGTCGTGCGTCGGCAGGCCGGGGCGTGA
- a CDS encoding anti-sigma factor antagonist — MDIGTTRTDDGLVVVSPVGRLTMVSAPQLRAVVTACVTTGDARVVVDMSAVEFIDSSGLGALVAGLKAARQGGGDLRIARLAPQVLTVLQLTNLDRVMRPYASVEEAFGG; from the coding sequence ATGGACATCGGGACCACCCGCACCGACGACGGCCTCGTGGTGGTGAGCCCCGTGGGGCGGCTCACGATGGTGTCGGCGCCGCAGCTGCGCGCGGTCGTGACCGCGTGCGTCACGACCGGCGACGCCCGCGTCGTCGTCGACATGTCCGCGGTCGAGTTCATCGACTCCTCCGGCCTGGGCGCCCTCGTCGCCGGCCTCAAGGCCGCTCGGCAGGGGGGCGGCGACCTCCGCATCGCCCGTCTGGCGCCCCAGGTGCTCACGGTCCTGCAGCTGACGAACCTCGACCGGGTCATGCGTCCGTACGCGTCGGTCGAGGAGGCCTTCGGTGGCTGA
- the ypfJ gene encoding KPN_02809 family neutral zinc metallopeptidase, which produces MTFQEGGRFEGGRVRRRRGGAAVAGGGGVLVLVGVLVYAFTGVDLGPILQGAGGGGPAPVEEAVGDCTAEEANTDQECRLSAAAQSLDAYWTAVLADEGVALPLPSVTAFDGATSTGCGAADAATGPFYCPPDQGIYLDLTFYDVLQERFGASDGPLAELYVTAHEYGHHVQAVTGTMAAADRSAAGSGSGQVRLELQADCYAGMWVGAAATTVDPDTGVTFLEPVTAPQLADALSAAEAVGDDTIQAASGRPVDPHTWTHGSAEQRQRWFTAGYEQGTLAACDTFAAGDL; this is translated from the coding sequence GTGACGTTCCAGGAGGGTGGCCGCTTCGAGGGCGGTCGCGTCCGACGGCGCCGCGGCGGCGCGGCGGTCGCGGGAGGCGGCGGGGTCCTCGTGCTCGTCGGGGTGCTCGTCTACGCGTTCACCGGCGTCGACCTCGGACCGATCCTGCAGGGAGCGGGCGGGGGCGGCCCGGCGCCCGTCGAGGAGGCCGTCGGCGACTGCACGGCCGAGGAGGCGAACACCGACCAGGAGTGCCGGTTGTCGGCCGCCGCGCAGTCCCTCGACGCGTACTGGACGGCCGTGCTCGCCGACGAGGGCGTCGCGCTGCCGCTGCCGTCCGTCACGGCCTTCGACGGCGCGACGAGCACCGGCTGCGGCGCGGCGGACGCGGCGACCGGCCCGTTCTACTGCCCGCCCGACCAGGGCATCTACCTCGACCTCACGTTCTACGACGTCCTGCAGGAGCGCTTCGGCGCCTCCGACGGCCCCTTGGCGGAGCTCTACGTCACGGCGCACGAGTACGGCCACCACGTGCAGGCGGTGACGGGCACCATGGCGGCCGCGGACCGCAGCGCCGCCGGGTCCGGGTCGGGTCAGGTCCGGCTCGAGCTGCAGGCGGACTGCTACGCGGGGATGTGGGTGGGGGCCGCGGCGACGACGGTCGACCCCGACACGGGCGTCACGTTCCTCGAGCCCGTCACGGCCCCGCAGCTCGCCGACGCGCTCTCGGCCGCCGAGGCGGTCGGCGACGACACCATCCAGGCGGCCTCCGGCCGGCCCGTCGACCCCCACACGTGGACCCACGGGTCCGCCGAGCAGCGGCAGCGGTGGTTCACCGCCGGGTACGAGCAGGGCACGCTCGCGGCGTGCGACACCTTCGCCGCCGGCGACCTCTGA
- a CDS encoding glycosyltransferase family 2 protein: MSGSLPLDTTARGPLTGRLLLVRALVVLTLLLGTSYVVWRWGWSVPWEVWWIAVPLVVAETYSLVDAWLFGVTAWRLKQRGDAPPAPAGVSVDVLITTYNEDVELVMTTALAAQRIRYPHRTYVLDDGNRPEMRSAAEAAGVGYITRSEDWVGKQRHAKAGNLNNALFATDGELMLVLDADQVPAPEILDRTIGWFDDPRVALVQTPQYFTNVTDADPFGVQAPLFYGPIQQGKDGWNAAFFCGSNAVLRREALMQIGVVGYVRQLDRAVRDALRTADRVLARAVREARRDPGAATTLRALTSVRDAAARARRRLDAGEPAGEVTYDFQRAVDAAARDVVADDVAALEADLRAIAEMGVGAGRHRGGGPGIAIDEEIGEAVVDEAALERLAAREWSPLGALESVRAVVRAVDVDRADEAQPVMPMATISVTEDMATAMRLHALGWRSVYHHEVLAHGLAPEDLGTMLTQRLRWAQGTLQVMLRENPLVQRGLSLGQKLMYSATMWTYLSGFFALVYIAAPVLYLCVGVQPVEAYSVEFFARLLPFLVVNQLLFAVVGRGIRTWRGQQYSLALFPLWITACATAVGNVFFGRGLGFAVTPKNRQAVDRPRWDLVRWQLVAVGLLVVSVVVGVTRWALGAAPALGTWVNVAWVVYDLFLLSVLFRAATFRPADDPDTATTEGASR; the protein is encoded by the coding sequence GTGAGCGGCAGCCTCCCGCTCGACACCACGGCGCGGGGCCCGCTCACGGGACGGCTCCTGCTCGTCCGGGCCCTCGTCGTCCTCACCCTCCTGCTCGGCACCTCCTACGTCGTGTGGCGGTGGGGGTGGTCGGTGCCGTGGGAGGTGTGGTGGATCGCCGTGCCGCTCGTCGTCGCCGAGACCTACAGCCTCGTCGACGCGTGGCTGTTCGGTGTGACGGCGTGGCGGCTGAAGCAGCGCGGCGACGCCCCGCCCGCCCCCGCGGGCGTGAGCGTCGACGTCCTCATCACGACGTACAACGAGGACGTCGAGCTCGTCATGACGACCGCGCTCGCGGCGCAGCGGATCCGCTACCCCCACCGCACGTACGTCCTCGACGACGGCAACCGGCCCGAGATGCGGTCGGCGGCCGAGGCGGCCGGCGTCGGGTACATCACCCGCAGCGAGGACTGGGTCGGCAAGCAGCGCCACGCGAAGGCCGGCAACCTCAACAACGCGCTGTTCGCCACCGACGGCGAGCTCATGCTCGTCCTCGACGCCGACCAGGTGCCGGCACCGGAGATCCTCGACCGCACGATCGGCTGGTTCGACGACCCGCGGGTCGCGCTCGTCCAGACCCCGCAGTACTTCACCAACGTCACCGACGCCGACCCCTTCGGCGTGCAGGCGCCCCTGTTCTACGGGCCCATCCAGCAGGGCAAGGACGGGTGGAACGCGGCGTTCTTCTGCGGCTCCAACGCGGTCCTGCGACGCGAGGCGCTCATGCAGATCGGTGTCGTCGGCTACGTCCGGCAGCTCGACCGGGCCGTTCGCGACGCCCTGCGCACCGCCGACCGCGTGCTCGCCCGCGCGGTGCGCGAGGCACGCCGGGACCCCGGCGCCGCCACGACCCTCCGGGCCCTCACGAGCGTCCGGGACGCTGCCGCCCGCGCGCGGCGACGGCTCGACGCGGGCGAGCCGGCCGGTGAGGTGACGTACGACTTCCAGCGGGCGGTCGACGCCGCTGCGCGGGACGTCGTCGCCGACGACGTCGCCGCCCTCGAGGCGGACCTGCGCGCCATCGCCGAGATGGGCGTCGGCGCGGGCCGGCACCGCGGCGGGGGACCCGGCATCGCGATCGACGAGGAGATCGGCGAGGCGGTCGTCGACGAGGCCGCCCTCGAGCGGCTCGCCGCGCGGGAGTGGTCCCCGCTCGGGGCGCTGGAGTCCGTGCGCGCGGTCGTGCGGGCCGTCGACGTCGACCGGGCCGACGAGGCCCAGCCCGTCATGCCGATGGCGACGATCTCCGTGACGGAGGACATGGCGACCGCCATGCGGCTGCACGCCCTCGGCTGGCGCTCGGTGTACCACCACGAGGTGCTCGCCCACGGCCTCGCGCCGGAGGACCTCGGGACGATGCTCACCCAGCGGCTGCGCTGGGCGCAGGGGACGCTGCAGGTGATGCTGCGGGAGAACCCCCTCGTCCAGCGGGGTCTCTCGCTCGGCCAGAAGCTCATGTACTCCGCGACGATGTGGACGTACCTGTCGGGCTTCTTCGCCCTCGTCTACATCGCCGCGCCGGTGCTGTACCTGTGCGTCGGCGTGCAGCCGGTCGAGGCGTACAGCGTCGAGTTCTTCGCCCGGCTCCTGCCGTTCCTCGTCGTCAACCAGCTGCTGTTCGCCGTCGTCGGGCGCGGCATCCGCACGTGGCGCGGCCAGCAGTACTCCCTCGCCCTCTTCCCCCTGTGGATCACGGCGTGCGCGACGGCCGTGGGGAACGTCTTCTTCGGTCGGGGGCTCGGCTTCGCCGTCACCCCGAAGAACCGGCAGGCGGTCGACCGGCCGCGCTGGGACCTCGTGCGCTGGCAGCTCGTCGCGGTCGGGCTGCTCGTGGTGTCCGTCGTCGTCGGGGTGACACGCTGGGCGCTCGGCGCCGCACCGGCGCTGGGCACGTGGGTGAACGTCGCCTGGGTGGTGTACGACCTGTTCCTGCTGAGCGTGCTGTTCCGGGCGGCCACCTTCCGCCCCGCCGACGACCCCGACACCGCGACCACCGAAGGAGCCTCCCGCTGA
- a CDS encoding glycoside hydrolase family 26 protein produces MPQSHPSRSRAPGGPRVGVTLLLAVVTVVVTLVATPLTGTLLTSAEAARRLPGATRTAAGGATAATGATEWTTRAVRTTTSVGRKRPAPSPTPSPTPTPTPSPTPTPGPTRMAFGVSVPGGPTAHAELDEVARLVGEQPGIVLSYVDFTRPLPVAELDAVRARGAVPVVTWEPWAAGAGVAQPTYSLARIAGGDHDAHIRAFARDLAAWTTANRQGVRLRFAHEMNGDWYPWAEQVNGNRSGDYVRAWRHVHTLVEASGADVEWVWSPNVPYPGSAPVAGLYPGSAYVDVVALDGYNWGTSQSWSSWQQPQELLGPGLAELRAVAPGTPVLVAETASAEQGGDKAAWAAELVRYLDAQPDVVGLVWFSHDKEADWRIDSSPAVPTALRAALAARQG; encoded by the coding sequence GTGCCGCAGTCCCACCCGTCCCGCTCCCGTGCGCCCGGCGGGCCCCGTGTCGGCGTCACGCTCCTCCTCGCCGTCGTCACCGTCGTCGTGACGCTCGTCGCCACGCCCCTCACCGGGACGCTCCTCACGAGCGCCGAGGCCGCCCGGCGGCTGCCCGGCGCGACGCGGACGGCTGCCGGTGGCGCGACCGCCGCGACCGGCGCGACGGAGTGGACGACCCGTGCGGTCCGCACGACCACGTCCGTCGGCCGCAAGAGGCCGGCACCGAGCCCGACCCCGAGCCCTACGCCCACGCCCACCCCGAGCCCCACCCCCACGCCCGGCCCGACCCGCATGGCGTTCGGCGTGTCCGTCCCGGGCGGTCCCACCGCGCACGCGGAGCTCGACGAGGTCGCCCGCCTCGTCGGCGAGCAGCCCGGCATCGTCCTGTCGTACGTCGACTTCACCCGACCGCTGCCGGTCGCCGAGCTCGACGCCGTGCGTGCCCGCGGCGCGGTGCCCGTGGTCACGTGGGAGCCGTGGGCCGCCGGCGCGGGCGTCGCGCAGCCGACGTACTCCCTCGCGCGTATCGCCGGCGGCGACCACGACGCCCACATCCGGGCCTTCGCCCGCGACCTCGCCGCCTGGACGACCGCGAACCGCCAGGGCGTCCGGCTGCGCTTCGCCCACGAGATGAACGGCGACTGGTACCCGTGGGCCGAGCAGGTCAACGGCAACCGGTCGGGCGACTACGTCCGCGCGTGGCGGCACGTCCACACCCTCGTCGAGGCGTCCGGCGCCGACGTGGAGTGGGTGTGGAGCCCCAACGTGCCCTACCCGGGCTCGGCCCCGGTGGCGGGGCTGTACCCCGGGTCCGCGTACGTCGACGTCGTCGCCCTCGACGGCTACAACTGGGGCACGAGCCAGTCGTGGTCGAGCTGGCAGCAGCCCCAGGAGCTGCTGGGTCCCGGTCTCGCCGAGCTGCGGGCGGTCGCCCCGGGCACGCCGGTCCTCGTGGCCGAGACCGCGTCCGCCGAGCAGGGCGGCGACAAGGCCGCGTGGGCCGCGGAGCTCGTCCGCTACCTCGACGCGCAGCCCGACGTCGTCGGTCTCGTGTGGTTCTCCCACGACAAGGAGGCCGACTGGCGGATCGACAGCAGCCCCGCGGTCCCGACCGCGCTGCGTGCCGCCCTCGCGGCCCGGCAGGGCTGA
- a CDS encoding PPOX class F420-dependent oxidoreductase — protein MELPTALAFATEHRRSVLVTLRRDGRPQSSNVMHVVQDGCLVVSVTDDRAKTRNARRDARVSLHVSAPDFWSYVVIDGTAELTPVAADPGDATVEALVGYYRDAAGEHPDWDDYRREMVRERRLLLRVRPEHAYGMLPRSA, from the coding sequence GTGGAGCTCCCGACCGCCCTCGCGTTCGCCACCGAGCACAGGCGCAGCGTCCTCGTGACGCTGCGCCGCGACGGTCGACCGCAGTCGTCCAACGTCATGCACGTCGTGCAGGACGGCTGCCTCGTGGTGTCCGTGACCGACGACCGCGCGAAGACGCGCAACGCCCGCCGGGACGCGCGCGTGAGCCTCCACGTGAGCGCTCCCGACTTCTGGAGCTACGTCGTCATCGACGGCACCGCCGAGCTCACCCCCGTCGCGGCCGACCCGGGCGACGCGACCGTCGAGGCGCTCGTCGGCTACTACCGCGACGCCGCCGGGGAGCACCCCGACTGGGACGACTACCGCCGGGAGATGGTGCGCGAGCGCCGGCTCCTCCTGCGGGTCCGGCCCGAGCACGCGTACGGCATGCTGCCGAGGAGCGCGTGA
- a CDS encoding histidine phosphatase family protein, with amino-acid sequence MASEDRTITLLRHGETEWSAAHKHTGRTDLELTPDGEDHARRAGDSLAGERFAHVLCSPLRRATDTCRLAGLGEPELVDDLMEWDYGEAEGRTTAEMAEDVPGWTVWTHPLGQGELVEQVGERADRVVARLEELDGDVAVVAHGHLLRILTARWLELPAVEGRRFVLGTAALCRLGYERGNRVIERWNDTGHMR; translated from the coding sequence ATGGCCTCCGAGGACCGGACGATCACCCTGCTCCGCCACGGCGAGACCGAGTGGAGCGCCGCCCACAAGCACACCGGTCGCACCGATCTCGAGCTGACACCCGACGGGGAGGACCACGCCCGCCGTGCCGGGGACAGCCTCGCCGGCGAGCGCTTCGCCCACGTCCTGTGCAGTCCGCTGCGGCGCGCCACCGACACGTGCCGGCTCGCCGGGCTCGGCGAGCCGGAGCTCGTCGACGACCTCATGGAGTGGGACTACGGCGAGGCGGAGGGCCGCACCACCGCGGAGATGGCCGAGGACGTCCCCGGGTGGACGGTGTGGACGCACCCGCTCGGGCAGGGCGAGCTCGTCGAGCAGGTCGGTGAACGCGCGGACCGGGTCGTCGCCCGGCTCGAGGAGCTCGACGGTGACGTCGCCGTCGTCGCCCACGGGCACCTGCTCCGCATCCTCACCGCCCGGTGGCTGGAGCTCCCGGCGGTCGAGGGGCGCCGGTTCGTGCTCGGCACGGCCGCGCTGTGCCGGCTCGGGTACGAGCGCGGCAACCGGGTGATCGAGCGGTGGAACGACACCGGTCACATGCGCTGA
- a CDS encoding DUF3140 domain-containing protein, which yields MPRHDLDDHELDELWEQFHTVVNMTSKDLSDWLRVRAADEDAEAFLDETGHMPGLSTGQHVLRILGRRKTDLDEADVTTMARVVDRVTAQRREDLEPTAGDAAWRHELMTIGHDPLQPPRGG from the coding sequence ATGCCACGCCACGACCTCGACGACCACGAGCTCGACGAGCTGTGGGAGCAGTTCCACACCGTCGTCAACATGACGAGCAAGGACCTGTCCGACTGGCTGCGGGTGCGCGCCGCCGACGAGGACGCCGAGGCGTTCCTCGACGAGACCGGCCACATGCCGGGGCTGTCGACGGGCCAGCACGTGCTCCGCATCCTCGGTCGGCGGAAGACCGACCTCGACGAGGCCGACGTCACGACCATGGCCCGGGTCGTCGACCGCGTCACCGCGCAGCGGCGCGAGGACCTCGAGCCCACGGCCGGCGACGCGGCGTGGCGCCACGAGCTCATGACGATCGGGCACGACCCGCTGCAGCCGCCGCGGGGCGGCTGA
- a CDS encoding serine hydrolase domain-containing protein has product MSTEALRALDRRLAERAEADELSGAVLLSVAGETLLEGCYGLADRAAGVPVTTRTRFGVASMSKMFTAAAVLDLVGEGRLTVGDRVVDVLPAARRPATLRDDVTVHHLLTHTSGIADYAEEDEDTPGYVEDYGALWRDLPCYRVERPDDFLPLYGDRPPYRAPGERFHYSNAGYVLLSAVVEEVTGRPFTAVVTERVLGRAGMTASGYFRTDEARPDVAVGHLPRDDGPWRSNVFSIPVVGGGDGGAFVTARDVDRFLTAFEDGSLLGGLRDAALTRHTEVLDAPGFGMGYGVILYPDGRFGHGGGDPGVDVLAQRWPEEGATLVVLCNMAEPAADIRTAVLEAWRAPG; this is encoded by the coding sequence ATGTCGACGGAGGCCCTGCGGGCGCTCGACCGGCGGCTCGCCGAGCGGGCCGAGGCCGACGAGCTGTCCGGGGCCGTCCTCCTCAGCGTGGCGGGGGAGACGCTGCTCGAGGGGTGCTACGGCCTCGCCGACCGGGCCGCCGGGGTGCCCGTGACGACGCGGACGCGCTTCGGTGTCGCGTCGATGTCGAAGATGTTCACCGCCGCGGCGGTGCTCGACCTCGTGGGCGAGGGACGGCTGACGGTCGGGGACCGGGTGGTCGACGTGCTGCCGGCGGCCCGCAGGCCCGCGACGCTCCGCGACGACGTCACCGTCCATCACCTCCTCACCCACACCTCCGGCATCGCCGACTACGCCGAGGAGGACGAGGACACCCCCGGCTACGTCGAGGACTACGGCGCGCTGTGGCGCGACCTCCCGTGCTACCGGGTGGAACGGCCCGACGACTTCCTCCCGCTGTACGGCGACCGGCCGCCCTACCGCGCGCCCGGGGAGCGCTTCCACTACTCCAACGCCGGGTACGTGCTCCTGTCCGCCGTCGTCGAGGAGGTGACCGGGCGGCCGTTCACCGCCGTCGTCACCGAGCGGGTGCTCGGGCGGGCGGGCATGACGGCCAGCGGGTACTTCCGGACCGACGAGGCCCGCCCGGACGTCGCCGTCGGCCACCTGCCCCGCGACGACGGCCCGTGGCGGAGCAACGTCTTCAGCATCCCCGTGGTCGGGGGCGGTGACGGCGGAGCCTTCGTCACTGCGCGCGACGTCGACCGCTTCCTCACGGCCTTCGAGGACGGCTCGCTGCTCGGCGGGCTGAGGGACGCCGCCCTCACGCGGCACACGGAGGTGCTCGACGCGCCCGGCTTCGGCATGGGCTACGGCGTGATCCTCTACCCGGACGGGCGCTTCGGCCACGGTGGTGGCGACCCGGGGGTCGACGTGCTCGCGCAGCGCTGGCCGGAGGAGGGGGCCACCCTCGTCGTGCTGTGCAACATGGCCGAGCCGGCCGCCGACATCCGCACGGCGGTGCTCGAGGCGTGGCGCGCTCCGGGCTGA